From Priestia filamentosa, a single genomic window includes:
- a CDS encoding ABC transporter permease codes for MSLFSIARKNMRKNFKNYFLYFTSLIFSIVIYFTFISLKYDKTIQTASDSSTKISSAFNGASVILIIFVAVFIWYSNTFFTRKRKKEVGLYALLGVRKKQIGRMLFYENFIMGIGALFVGILLGAFLSRFFMSLLMSIMGYEVLGSFEISFSAVINTVTVFLIITLIASFQGYRLVYRFQLIELFRADQEGEKEPKASFFIALLSLILIGIGYWLALQNLLKSEVWKTLGFMVTPLVILVTVILGSYLLFNTLSLYVLKLVKKNKSYAWRGSNLIGVSQLLYRIKGNARMLTIIAILSATTLTAVGTAYSFYYNNKSNVEINDPNSMMFRDEDESKAKIVQDLIHKNKDHKVAYHKQVSTLELKGDITGLKNTLPFKTMMYTVISSTDFNELAQEQKRKDKLFLKGDEAAVLEPAYFEGITPKYVGSTVSLKGNEQVREITFTKLKKYNVLNTYTAGATVVVSDSMFAQLAKNEKQVNMEVYEITDEEHAKQLTESINAVLADNAQFSSFYEDYASGLEAAGLMIFMGGFLGLVFLAATGSIIYFKQLAEANADRSRYVVLYKIGVDKRQIKKTIAKQQAFIFTLPLIIGIAHCSVALTALSKLLQTNLVVPVLICVSVYTFIYVLYYFLTVNSYYKIVMKTNE; via the coding sequence ATGAGCCTTTTTAGTATTGCTAGAAAAAATATGAGGAAAAATTTCAAAAATTATTTTTTGTATTTTACATCTCTTATTTTTAGTATTGTCATCTATTTTACGTTTATCTCGTTAAAATACGATAAAACCATTCAAACAGCTTCTGATTCTTCAACAAAAATCAGCTCTGCTTTTAATGGAGCATCTGTTATTTTAATCATTTTTGTAGCAGTTTTTATTTGGTATTCCAATACTTTTTTTACGAGAAAGCGAAAAAAAGAAGTTGGATTATATGCGTTACTGGGTGTGCGTAAAAAACAGATTGGTCGCATGCTCTTTTATGAGAATTTCATTATGGGAATAGGCGCTCTATTTGTAGGGATTTTACTTGGAGCATTTCTATCTAGATTCTTTATGTCTCTTTTAATGAGTATTATGGGATACGAAGTGCTTGGGAGTTTTGAGATTTCTTTTAGCGCTGTGATAAACACAGTAACTGTATTTCTTATTATAACGCTTATTGCTTCTTTTCAAGGTTATCGTCTAGTCTATCGTTTTCAACTTATTGAACTTTTCCGTGCGGATCAAGAAGGAGAGAAAGAGCCAAAAGCATCTTTTTTCATCGCGCTTTTATCACTTATCCTCATTGGAATTGGTTACTGGCTTGCGCTTCAAAACTTATTGAAATCGGAAGTTTGGAAAACGCTAGGGTTTATGGTGACTCCTCTCGTTATCCTAGTAACGGTTATATTAGGTTCGTATCTTTTATTTAATACATTATCTCTTTATGTACTAAAGCTTGTTAAGAAAAATAAAAGCTATGCTTGGCGGGGAAGTAATCTCATTGGTGTTTCTCAGCTTCTATATCGAATAAAAGGAAATGCTCGTATGCTGACGATTATCGCAATACTTAGTGCAACAACCTTAACAGCCGTTGGAACAGCATACAGTTTTTATTACAACAATAAAAGCAACGTAGAAATCAATGACCCGAACAGTATGATGTTTAGAGATGAAGATGAAAGTAAAGCAAAAATCGTTCAAGATTTAATTCATAAAAATAAAGATCATAAAGTGGCGTATCATAAACAAGTTTCAACGCTTGAGCTAAAAGGAGATATTACAGGCTTAAAGAATACACTGCCTTTTAAGACAATGATGTACACTGTAATTTCATCTACGGATTTCAATGAGTTAGCACAAGAGCAAAAAAGGAAAGATAAGCTCTTTTTAAAAGGAGATGAAGCAGCTGTATTAGAGCCGGCCTATTTTGAAGGGATAACACCTAAATATGTAGGCTCAACCGTTTCTTTAAAAGGAAATGAGCAAGTGAGGGAAATTACGTTTACAAAGTTGAAAAAGTATAATGTTTTAAATACGTATACAGCGGGAGCAACCGTTGTTGTAAGCGATAGTATGTTTGCGCAGTTAGCAAAAAATGAGAAACAAGTAAACATGGAAGTTTATGAAATCACAGACGAAGAACATGCAAAACAACTTACGGAAAGTATTAACGCTGTTCTTGCTGATAATGCACAATTCTCAAGCTTTTATGAAGATTATGCTTCAGGACTAGAGGCTGCGGGCTTGATGATATTTATGGGAGGTTTTTTAGGACTAGTATTTCTTGCTGCGACAGGAAGTATTATTTATTTCAAACAATTAGCAGAAGCAAATGCAGATAGAAGTCGCTACGTTGTTTTATATAAAATTGGTGTAGATAAAAGGCAAATCAAGAAAACAATAGCGAAACAGCAAGCATTTATCTTTACTCTTCCTTTAATTATAGGGATTGCTCATTGTAGTGTAGCTTTAACCGCTTTATCAAAGTTGTTACAAACAAATCTAGTTGTTCCTGTTCTTATATGTGTAAGTGTATATACTTTCATATATGTGTTGTATTACTTTTTAACCGTAAACTCATATTACAAAATTGTGATGAAAACAAATGAATAG
- a CDS encoding ABC transporter ATP-binding protein, whose protein sequence is MKTILKARNIQKVFGTKGNVYRALEDINLEIQEGEFIGIMGPSGAGKSTLLNIFSTIDTPTAGEVMISKQNIVKMKEKELSDFRRDKLGFIFQDYNLLDTLTVKENILLPLALAKVSAAEIEKRVNDIAKTFGISDLLDKYPYHISGGQKQRTAAARAIISNPALVLADEPTGALDSKSAKSLLESLTKLNREREATIMMVTHDAFAASFCKRVLFIKDGSIAAEIYKGEKDRQGFFEQILHVLASIGGGA, encoded by the coding sequence ATGAAAACCATTTTAAAAGCAAGAAACATCCAAAAGGTATTTGGAACTAAAGGAAATGTATATAGAGCATTAGAAGACATTAATCTAGAAATTCAAGAAGGAGAATTTATAGGCATTATGGGGCCCTCTGGTGCAGGGAAGTCAACATTACTAAATATTTTTTCAACCATTGATACCCCAACAGCAGGAGAGGTTATGATCTCAAAGCAAAACATCGTCAAAATGAAAGAAAAGGAGCTTTCGGACTTTAGAAGAGACAAACTCGGCTTTATTTTTCAAGACTATAACCTTCTTGACACATTAACCGTAAAAGAAAATATTCTTCTGCCTCTTGCCCTAGCAAAAGTCTCAGCAGCAGAAATTGAAAAACGGGTGAACGATATTGCTAAAACGTTCGGCATTAGTGATCTTCTTGATAAGTATCCGTACCATATATCAGGAGGGCAGAAACAGCGTACAGCAGCAGCACGAGCAATTATTTCAAATCCTGCTTTAGTATTAGCAGATGAACCGACAGGAGCCCTTGACTCTAAATCTGCAAAAAGTTTGTTAGAAAGCTTAACGAAATTAAATAGAGAAAGAGAAGCAACGATTATGATGGTTACACATGACGCTTTTGCAGCAAGTTTTTGCAAACGTGTATTGTTTATTAAGGATGGCAGCATTGCTGCTGAAATTTATAAAGGTGAAAAAGATCGCCAAGGTTTCTTTGAGCAAATTCTACATGTTCTTGCTTCCATTGGAGGTGGAGCATAG
- a CDS encoding YxeA family protein: protein MKKTTIILITFVVVLGGALLFLQNININRLWTDKYYTQITGEGKKLEEKASSGEVFVRYEYTLRAVKEDGEAKTVTFTSQNPLRQQAYLELFIKNDKGVTSYEEINEDKVPQKAKEKFI from the coding sequence ATGAAAAAAACCACAATCATTCTTATAACGTTTGTAGTTGTATTAGGTGGAGCACTTTTATTTCTCCAGAACATAAATATTAATCGATTATGGACTGACAAATATTATACACAAATTACAGGTGAGGGCAAAAAATTAGAGGAAAAAGCTTCTAGTGGAGAAGTATTTGTAAGATATGAATATACACTTCGGGCAGTGAAGGAAGACGGTGAAGCCAAAACTGTAACATTTACGTCTCAAAACCCCCTCCGCCAGCAAGCTTATTTAGAGCTATTTATAAAAAACGATAAAGGTGTAACATCATATGAAGAAATAAACGAAGATAAAGTTCCTCAAAAAGCAAAAGAAAAATTCATATGA
- the pucD gene encoding xanthine dehydrogenase subunit D, producing MNETIKDRVRPDGKEKVTGELKYLTDLTFPNMLYGKVLRSKYPHANILSICTKKAEELAGVKAVVTSKDVKGMNRFGIVFPDQPVFCEERVRYIGDAIAAVAAENERIAEQALELIEVCYEELPIISSPEQALEKNAVKLHPNGNVLYQAQYEKGDVEEGFANCDIIIEETYKLPRQAHLYMETEGGVVVPEEDGKITVYMGTQHGYKDRFQLARILAIPEQDIRVVSSPMGGSFGGKDELNVQQYGAILALKTQQPVKLHQTRRESIRSSIKRHPMKIRMKTGATRKGKVLAQETNIIADTGAYATLGPAVLDFAVEHAIGPYLIPHVKTKGVSVFTNNGVAGEFRGFGGNQITFALEGQMDRLAEELKLEPLQIRAQNLRETFDPGPLGQKIAPTDGARDVLCAIGESPILQKERRRKEGKLIGVGAAITMHGGGLGFGRLDAAGGRLSLTKDGDIEISFGFEECGQGLLSVIENITTEEFGCAPEDLKIVIGDTKYVPSSGSSTASRGTSMVWQAIQRMKGEFKAQLLQGVSQFLNLPTDCLLLGEGGIWYKQDERDSLCITYKEVAKRVFSHRLPCVETYFHFPTTPDAVVGGHFLYAFGAVAVEVEIDVITGMAKVTKMDHAIAAGPVISERGYRGQIEGGAAMALGYSLMEDSHICSGLYTRDNIDTYLIPSISDLPLQMNINKIETLYKEDSYGPRGVGEIGTIAVAPAIAAAVYDATKCFVNKLPLQPENILDHLEEGVRK from the coding sequence ATGAACGAAACAATAAAAGACAGAGTTCGTCCTGATGGAAAGGAGAAAGTAACAGGTGAACTTAAATATTTAACAGACTTAACTTTTCCAAATATGCTGTATGGAAAAGTACTCAGAAGTAAGTATCCTCATGCAAATATCCTCTCAATCTGTACGAAAAAAGCTGAAGAATTAGCAGGAGTAAAAGCGGTTGTAACGAGTAAAGATGTGAAGGGAATGAATCGATTTGGAATTGTTTTTCCTGATCAACCTGTTTTTTGTGAAGAGCGAGTTCGCTATATAGGAGATGCTATTGCAGCGGTAGCAGCTGAAAATGAACGGATAGCTGAACAGGCATTAGAGCTTATTGAAGTATGTTATGAAGAGCTTCCTATCATTTCTAGTCCAGAACAAGCCTTAGAGAAAAATGCTGTGAAACTTCATCCAAATGGCAATGTTTTATATCAAGCCCAGTATGAAAAAGGAGATGTTGAAGAAGGATTTGCAAACTGTGACATAATTATTGAGGAAACATATAAGTTGCCTCGGCAAGCCCATCTTTATATGGAAACAGAAGGAGGAGTTGTAGTTCCAGAAGAGGATGGAAAGATTACGGTTTACATGGGAACACAGCATGGCTATAAAGATCGTTTTCAGCTTGCTCGTATTCTTGCCATTCCTGAACAGGATATAAGAGTTGTTTCAAGTCCAATGGGAGGATCTTTTGGTGGGAAGGATGAGCTCAATGTGCAGCAATATGGAGCAATTCTTGCCCTGAAAACGCAGCAACCTGTGAAACTTCATCAAACTAGACGTGAATCCATTCGTTCAAGTATAAAACGTCATCCAATGAAAATTAGGATGAAAACAGGTGCAACAAGAAAAGGAAAAGTGCTTGCTCAAGAGACAAATATTATAGCAGATACAGGAGCCTATGCAACATTAGGGCCAGCAGTATTGGATTTTGCAGTTGAACATGCTATAGGTCCTTACCTTATTCCCCATGTTAAAACAAAAGGAGTTTCTGTTTTTACTAATAATGGTGTAGCAGGGGAGTTTCGGGGGTTTGGAGGAAATCAAATTACGTTTGCACTTGAGGGTCAAATGGATCGTTTAGCTGAGGAACTTAAGTTAGAACCTCTTCAAATTCGAGCGCAGAATCTTAGAGAAACGTTTGATCCAGGACCCTTAGGCCAAAAAATTGCGCCAACAGATGGAGCAAGAGATGTGCTTTGTGCGATTGGAGAATCTCCTATTTTACAAAAAGAGAGAAGGAGAAAAGAAGGAAAGCTGATTGGAGTAGGCGCAGCTATAACAATGCATGGTGGTGGGTTAGGATTTGGACGACTTGACGCAGCTGGTGGGCGACTTTCTTTAACGAAAGATGGAGATATTGAAATATCTTTTGGATTTGAAGAATGTGGGCAAGGATTGCTATCTGTTATTGAAAATATTACAACAGAGGAGTTTGGATGTGCTCCAGAAGATTTGAAAATTGTGATTGGAGATACTAAATATGTTCCTTCTTCTGGATCTTCAACTGCGTCAAGAGGCACAAGTATGGTATGGCAAGCAATTCAAAGAATGAAAGGAGAATTTAAAGCTCAATTACTACAAGGAGTTTCTCAGTTTCTCAATTTGCCGACTGACTGCCTTTTATTAGGAGAAGGAGGGATATGGTATAAACAAGACGAGCGTGATAGCCTGTGCATAACATACAAAGAAGTGGCTAAGCGTGTTTTTTCTCACAGACTCCCTTGTGTTGAAACTTATTTTCATTTTCCAACAACTCCTGATGCTGTTGTTGGAGGTCATTTTCTATACGCGTTCGGAGCTGTTGCGGTTGAAGTTGAAATAGATGTTATAACTGGAATGGCAAAAGTGACAAAAATGGACCATGCTATTGCGGCAGGACCTGTCATAAGCGAACGAGGTTATCGAGGGCAAATTGAAGGAGGAGCGGCTATGGCTCTTGGCTATTCTCTAATGGAAGATTCACATATATGTAGCGGATTATATACAAGAGATAATATTGACACATACCTTATTCCAAGTATTTCTGATTTGCCTCTTCAAATGAACATCAACAAAATTGAGACGCTCTATAAAGAAGATAGCTATGGTCCTAGAGGCGTTGGAGAAATCGGAACAATTGCTGTTGCTCCTGCTATTGCAGCAGCTGTTTATGATGCTACTAAGTGCTTTGTAAATAAACTTCCTCTTCAACCTGAAAATATATTAGATCATCTTGAGGAAGGAGTGAGAAAATGA
- a CDS encoding FAD binding domain-containing protein, protein MINEAMTSTPYVWIPNTITEALDMKRKLGLKAEFIAGGTLLQLQWEKSGEMPKHLISLENITELTGITEYKEKELSIRLGALSTLSHCLKNELIKKYAPFLQEALREIGCISVRNRGTIGGNITGVYGDLLPLLVAIDAEIEVFTPKGYERKKIVKWLEERKLNRIYEEIVTAIYLKKQYESTFYQKVGGREAFILSTLTVAGYIEKDKEEIKEVRLVTGYANNETKRLFNCEDWIKKNVKKREDLRLLKEKIRKEFRPYTDAIASGTYRQKLACNIIEEKVHKVLFGEKMKEEGL, encoded by the coding sequence ATGATTAACGAAGCAATGACAAGCACGCCGTATGTTTGGATACCAAATACAATTACAGAAGCTCTTGATATGAAGAGAAAGCTAGGACTAAAAGCAGAATTTATTGCAGGGGGCACCCTCCTTCAACTTCAATGGGAAAAAAGTGGAGAGATGCCGAAGCATTTAATTAGTTTAGAAAACATAACAGAACTTACAGGCATTACGGAATATAAAGAAAAAGAACTTTCTATTAGACTAGGTGCTCTTTCAACGCTCTCACATTGTCTTAAAAATGAACTTATTAAAAAGTACGCTCCATTTTTACAAGAAGCTCTTAGAGAAATAGGGTGTATTTCTGTTCGGAACAGAGGAACAATTGGGGGAAACATAACTGGTGTTTATGGGGATCTTCTTCCTCTTTTGGTTGCAATTGATGCAGAAATTGAAGTGTTTACACCAAAGGGTTATGAACGAAAGAAAATTGTGAAATGGTTAGAGGAGCGGAAGCTTAATCGTATCTATGAAGAAATAGTAACGGCCATTTATCTTAAAAAGCAATATGAATCTACTTTCTATCAAAAAGTAGGCGGCAGGGAAGCTTTTATACTTTCAACGCTAACAGTTGCTGGCTATATTGAAAAAGATAAGGAAGAAATAAAGGAAGTTCGTCTTGTAACAGGCTATGCAAACAATGAGACAAAACGCCTTTTTAATTGTGAAGACTGGATTAAAAAAAACGTGAAAAAAAGAGAAGATTTAAGGTTATTAAAAGAAAAGATAAGAAAAGAATTTCGCCCTTATACAGATGCTATTGCCTCTGGGACATATCGCCAAAAGCTTGCTTGTAACATTATTGAAGAAAAAGTACACAAAGTTTTATTTGGGGAGAAGATGAAAGAGGAGGGGCTTTGA
- a CDS encoding BclA C-terminal domain-containing protein: MWTSRQLWGEGATGATGSTGARGVTGPTGTSVTTSGMFASNTLGSVIVVALGGSTNIRLPNNQSLGNFIGNANDTVFTVPETGRYYITYQINTTVGLGIGAGARVTANGTPIPGTILVPAVSNATFYRDCITPLTAGSTLSLQLFSSILLTATLISGGGTIGASLNIIRIQ, from the coding sequence TTGTGGACCTCTAGGCAACTGTGGGGGGAAGGAGCAACGGGAGCAACGGGATCGACAGGAGCAAGGGGAGTAACAGGCCCAACAGGTACTAGTGTGACAACAAGTGGAATGTTTGCTTCAAACACGCTTGGATCTGTGATTGTTGTTGCTCTAGGTGGATCAACAAATATTCGCCTTCCGAACAACCAAAGTTTAGGAAACTTTATCGGAAATGCAAATGATACAGTTTTCACTGTTCCTGAAACAGGTCGCTATTATATTACGTATCAAATTAATACAACAGTTGGCCTTGGTATTGGAGCTGGAGCAAGGGTAACAGCAAATGGGACGCCTATTCCAGGTACAATCTTAGTTCCGGCTGTTAGTAATGCGACATTTTACAGAGATTGTATTACGCCGCTTACAGCAGGGAGCACACTTTCTCTTCAGCTTTTTAGCAGTATTTTATTAACAGCTACTTTGATATCTGGTGGAGGAACAATCGGAGCTTCTCTCAATATAATAAGAATTCAATAG
- a CDS encoding (2Fe-2S)-binding protein produces MSYEKIEKHYLKEERKKLKLTFSVNDEKFTITVSPTKRLVDILRDDLSLTGTKVSCGIGRCGACLVLMDGNLVNSCLVLSYQVQNAHITTIEGLKKGDLDICQKAFLDEGGFQCGYCTSGMIMATKYLFQENESPTDCEIKEGLSGNLCRCTGYGGIYRAIDSIKRTLDSQPKIES; encoded by the coding sequence ATGAGTTATGAAAAAATAGAAAAGCATTATTTGAAAGAAGAACGAAAAAAATTAAAGCTTACTTTTTCTGTAAATGATGAAAAATTTACAATTACTGTCTCTCCGACAAAAAGACTTGTCGATATTTTGCGAGACGATCTCTCTTTAACAGGTACAAAAGTTTCTTGTGGAATTGGTAGATGTGGGGCATGTTTGGTTTTAATGGATGGAAATTTAGTGAATTCGTGTTTAGTGCTCTCTTATCAAGTTCAAAATGCACATATTACTACAATTGAAGGATTAAAAAAAGGGGACCTAGATATTTGTCAAAAAGCTTTTTTAGATGAAGGTGGATTTCAGTGTGGATATTGTACCTCAGGAATGATTATGGCCACTAAATATTTGTTTCAAGAAAACGAAAGCCCAACAGATTGCGAAATTAAAGAAGGCTTGTCTGGAAATCTCTGTCGCTGTACAGGTTATGGAGGAATTTATAGAGCAATTGATAGCATCAAACGAACGCTTGATTCTCAACCAAAGATAGAATCATAG
- a CDS encoding phospholipase D-like domain-containing protein, with amino-acid sequence MMKAKSIVKGLAFVLFLYVIYAVVTAVVLFYLPIEKMDEASRSTAHVWKDQHSKDDRVLLLEDGYNSGIARIKMIQEARNSIDIAYYSIGKGESTDFVLGALFQAADRGVRVRVLLDGICHNLRGKRSDVRYALASHPNIQLKYYEPFTLLKPWTWNNRLHDKIMMADEDLAIIGGRNIGDKYLAKTPSDDFVYDRDTIVFNETQRKDSVIIPMKNYMNELWKHPYTKTVFQNLSEREKEKGERVRDRLKNKYQKAKEIQNEFVSPLFQWKTSTVPAHKVAFIHNPIERFHKTPFVWESLISLGKQAHTSIVIQSPYIVPTKNMEKYLPRKRNEKIETTVLTNSLISTPNALAFAGYMASRDRVVQTGTTLYEYGGPHSIHGKSIVYDQSLSVVGSFNIDSRSVFLNTESVLIIDSESFASELTKAIDDKVEYSALIAKDQQYVRKPYEEKRKAPFLKSAFLRVLSKMTVLWKELI; translated from the coding sequence ATGATGAAAGCAAAAAGCATAGTGAAAGGACTAGCGTTTGTTTTATTTTTATATGTTATATACGCTGTAGTAACAGCAGTTGTTTTGTTTTATCTTCCTATTGAAAAAATGGATGAAGCTAGTAGAAGTACAGCTCATGTTTGGAAAGATCAGCATTCTAAAGATGACCGGGTCCTTCTTCTTGAAGATGGCTATAACTCAGGAATTGCGCGAATAAAGATGATTCAAGAAGCAAGGAATTCAATTGATATTGCCTATTACTCCATTGGAAAAGGAGAATCTACTGATTTCGTTTTAGGAGCGCTGTTTCAAGCAGCAGACCGAGGTGTACGTGTACGCGTGCTTTTGGACGGTATTTGCCATAATCTTCGAGGGAAAAGAAGTGATGTTCGCTATGCTTTAGCTTCACATCCGAACATCCAGCTAAAATACTATGAGCCATTTACATTATTAAAGCCATGGACTTGGAATAATCGCCTTCATGACAAAATAATGATGGCAGATGAGGATTTGGCCATTATTGGTGGGAGAAATATAGGAGACAAGTACTTGGCGAAGACCCCTTCTGATGATTTTGTGTATGATCGGGATACGATAGTATTTAATGAAACACAGCGTAAAGATAGCGTTATTATTCCAATGAAAAACTATATGAATGAACTATGGAAACATCCCTATACAAAGACTGTTTTCCAAAACCTTTCAGAACGTGAAAAAGAAAAGGGAGAACGTGTGAGAGATCGTTTGAAAAATAAATATCAAAAAGCAAAGGAAATTCAAAATGAATTTGTGAGTCCACTTTTTCAGTGGAAAACATCAACAGTGCCTGCTCATAAAGTTGCTTTTATTCATAATCCAATCGAACGGTTTCATAAAACACCTTTTGTTTGGGAGAGTTTAATCTCACTCGGAAAACAAGCTCATACTTCTATAGTTATTCAGAGTCCTTATATTGTTCCAACTAAAAATATGGAAAAATATCTGCCTCGTAAAAGAAATGAAAAGATAGAGACAACGGTTCTTACTAATTCGTTAATTTCTACACCGAATGCTCTTGCTTTTGCGGGATATATGGCATCAAGAGATCGTGTTGTTCAAACAGGAACTACGCTTTATGAATACGGTGGACCACATTCTATACATGGAAAGTCCATTGTGTATGATCAAAGCTTGAGCGTTGTTGGTTCTTTTAATATCGATTCACGTTCTGTTTTCTTGAATACAGAATCTGTTCTTATTATTGATAGTGAGTCATTTGCATCAGAGTTAACGAAAGCTATTGATGATAAAGTAGAGTATAGTGCACTTATAGCGAAAGACCAACAGTATGTACGAAAACCTTATGAAGAGAAACGAAAGGCCCCTTTTTTAAAATCTGCATTCCTTCGTGTACTTTCCAAAATGACTGTATTATGGAAAGAACTTATTTAA
- a CDS encoding nucleotidyltransferase family protein, with translation MKIAGIFLAAGSSKRMGVNKLSLPFQTSTIGNTSLSHALLSQLHTIIVVHRPNDDLFWMNKSDKRVHFVSCIRAEKGQAYSLKCGVQEAIHQQVNAVVVLLADQPFVTSTMINHLMFTYSKQPFLSFIAPRFQGTMAPPILFADSMFPLLLSLEGDIGARKILKHRSDGLFLSYKEKKWLYDIDTKEAYEHVFRERRK, from the coding sequence ATGAAAATAGCGGGAATCTTTCTAGCTGCAGGTTCTAGCAAGAGAATGGGAGTAAATAAATTATCTTTACCTTTTCAAACCTCTACCATCGGAAATACATCTCTTTCACATGCTCTTTTATCTCAACTTCATACAATTATCGTTGTTCACCGTCCAAATGATGATCTTTTTTGGATGAACAAAAGTGATAAAAGAGTTCACTTCGTTTCTTGTATCAGAGCTGAAAAAGGGCAGGCATATTCATTAAAGTGTGGTGTGCAAGAAGCAATACATCAACAAGTAAATGCAGTTGTTGTTCTTCTGGCAGATCAGCCTTTTGTAACTTCTACAATGATTAATCATCTAATGTTCACCTACTCTAAGCAACCGTTCCTTTCCTTTATTGCCCCTCGTTTTCAAGGGACGATGGCGCCTCCTATCTTATTTGCGGATAGTATGTTTCCTCTTCTTTTAAGTTTAGAAGGAGATATAGGAGCTAGGAAGATCTTGAAACATAGAAGTGATGGTCTTTTTCTTTCTTATAAGGAAAAGAAGTGGCTCTATGATATTGATACAAAAGAAGCATATGAACATGTTTTTCGGGAAAGGAGAAAATGA
- a CDS encoding response regulator transcription factor has protein sequence MMNNEKILVIDDEEDILLLIKTVLRKEGIEHVLTASTAKEGMAQFRQQKPDLILLDIMLPDGEGYDICKEIRTVSKVPILFLSAKTEEIDKILGFAIGGDDYITKPFSPKEVAYRVKAQLRRASYGKEQEKSDPIITKGPFILNEEKAELVKNGKTVELKRKELGLMKHFLENPNKVISKERLCDVVWGEDFIGFDNTIMVHIRRLREKIEDQPSKPIYLMTVKGLGYKLVIEDE, from the coding sequence ATGATGAATAACGAAAAGATACTTGTCATAGACGATGAAGAAGATATTTTGCTGCTTATAAAGACGGTATTAAGAAAGGAAGGAATTGAGCACGTATTAACAGCTTCGACTGCAAAGGAAGGGATGGCTCAATTTCGTCAACAGAAACCAGATCTTATTTTACTAGATATTATGTTACCTGATGGAGAAGGATATGACATATGTAAAGAAATTCGCACAGTGTCAAAAGTACCAATTCTCTTTTTATCAGCCAAAACAGAAGAAATCGATAAGATTTTAGGTTTTGCAATTGGGGGAGACGATTATATTACAAAGCCGTTTAGTCCAAAAGAGGTTGCTTACAGAGTGAAAGCTCAGCTAAGAAGAGCGAGTTATGGAAAGGAACAGGAAAAAAGCGATCCTATTATTACAAAAGGTCCTTTTATACTCAATGAAGAAAAAGCAGAGCTAGTCAAAAACGGAAAAACTGTAGAGCTTAAACGAAAAGAGCTTGGACTAATGAAGCACTTTCTTGAAAATCCAAATAAAGTAATTAGTAAAGAAAGACTTTGTGATGTTGTATGGGGAGAAGACTTTATTGGATTTGATAATACAATTATGGTTCATATAAGAAGACTGCGCGAAAAAATAGAAGATCAGCCTTCAAAACCTATCTACTTAATGACTGTAAAAGGATTAGGATACAAGCTTGTTATCGAGGATGAATAA